Part of the Alteracholeplasma palmae J233 genome, ATTAAAAGAAGCTGATAATGGTGATGCAGTTAGCCAATATATTATGAGTATTTATTTTGAAAATGGACTTGCAATGGTCGAAAAAAATTTAGAACTTGCTTATGAATATTGTGAGAAAGCAGCTCATAATAATTTCAGCATTGCACAAGTTGTTTTAGGTTATTATCATAGAGAAGGTATCTCAACAGAAAAAAATGATGATATTGCTTTTTACTGGTATGAAAAAGCAGCAGAACATAAAACTCCTGTAGCATTATATAATCTAGCTATGTGCTATCAATATGGCATGGGAACTGATGAAAACTTAAGCCAATCCTTTGAATTATTAAAAGATGCAGCAGCTAATAATCATATTAGTTCACAAGTAGAATTAGCAAGATTTTATTTTTACGGTATTGGCACAACAAAAGATACAAAATTAGGACTTTATTGGTATGAAAAAGCATCAGATGCTAATAATGTTTATGCATGCAATGCATTAGGCTATTTTTATGAAAATGGAATTGAAGTGGAACAAAACAGTGACTCAGCTTTCTATTGGTATGAAAGAGCTGCTCAGTATGGTTACCCACCAGCAGTGTTTAGTATAGCGTATTACTATGATTATGGAATTTCTGTTGCTGAAGATAAGGAAAAAGCTTTTAATTTTTATAAAGAGGCTGCAGAAAAAGAATATGCACCAGCACAATATAATTTAGCAGATTTTTATCGCAATGGAATTTTTGTAGAAAAAAATATGACAGAAGCAATTTATTGGTATGAAAAAGCAGCTGAAAAAGAATATACAAGAGCCTATATTGCACTAGGTTACATTTATGAAGAAGGAATTAGTGTTGAATCAGATTTACAAAAAGCTACTCATTATTACTACGAAGCTGCCACAAGAGAAGATGCTGCAGGTCAAGTCAACTTAGGGTATTGTTATGAAGTTGGAATGGGTGTTGAACAAAATTACGAACAAGCAGCTTACTGGTATGAAAAAGCAGCTGAAAAAGGACACCCTAGAGCTTTAAATAACTTAGGTTATTTATATGAAATAGGCTATGGTGTTGGGCAAAGTAACGTCAAAGCATTTGAATATTATGAACAAAGTGCTCATGCAGGATTTACTTTAGGAAAGTATAACTTAGGGATTGCTTATGAGTATGGATTGAATGGTGAAAAAAGCATGGAAAATGCTTTTTATTGGTACGAACAAGCGGCCAATGATAACTATATTCCAGCAGTTAATAGCTTAGCGTACTGTTATGAATATGGATATGGAATAGAAAAAAACGAAGAGCTAGCTTTTAAAAATTATGAAAGAGCAGCTAAAGAAGGCTATGTTGCCGCTAAAACTAATTTAGCAGATTGTTATCGCTATGGTGTATATGTTGAAAAAGACTTAGAACAAGCAGTTTATTGGTATGAACAAGCAGCAAACGATAACTCTGGTAGAGCTTGTTCAATCCTTGGTTATTTTTATTCAAATGGTATTTATTTTGAACAGGATCATAATAAAGCATTTGAATACTATACAAAAGGTGCAGAACTTGGATACACATACGCTCAATCGAATCTAGCTGCATGCTATTCTGATGGTGAAGGAACAGAAGTAGATGTAGAAAAGGCAATTTATTGGTATGAAAAAGCAATCGAACAAGGCAATGACACAGCTTATAATAACCTTGCGATTATATACGAACTAGGAAGACACAACGGAACACCAGATTTAGAAAAAGCATTAGTCTTGTTTAAAGAAGCTGCTAAATTAGGTGATCCTATAGCTAAAACTAATATAGGGGTTTTCTATGAATTTGGAAAAGGTGTTGAAATAGACTATGTTGAAGCACATAAATGGTACATAGAAGCAGCCGAAGCAGATGATGGAAAAGCACAATATAACCTAGGGCAACTCTATACTTATGGAAAAGGCGTTGAAATAGATTATGATAAAGCAATAGATTGGTATCTTGCTTCTGCAAATAACGGATATATATCAGCATATGTTAGTTTAGGATTTATGCATGATAGAGGTTATGGTGTTGAACAATCTCATGAAAAAGCCTATGATTTTTATAAAATAGCAGCTTTATTTGATAATGAAGTAGCGCAACATAACATTGGACATATGTATGATAAAGGAATAGTTGTAGAGCAAGATTACCAACAGGCACTTTATTGGTATGAGAAAGCAGCAGCCCAAAAGTATCCATCTTCTTTACTGAACATAGGCTTCCTTTATGAAGGCGGTTTAGGTGTCGATCAAGACTATGAAAAAGCCTATCATTATTATTTAGAAGCCTCAGAGTTGGGAGATCCAATTGCTCAAAGTAATTTAGCTTATTTATTTGAAGTAGGAAGATATGTAGAACAAGACTATGAAAAAGCCTTTTATTGGTATGAGCAAAGTGCTTTAAAAAACCACCCAAGAGCACAAAATGCTTTAGGTTATTTATATGAAAAAGGTTATGGAGTTACTAAAGATAAAGAAAAAGCCTTCATTTGGTATGAAAAAGCTGCTCGTAATGGTGATAGAATCGCTCAATACAATCTTGGACTATGTTATGAATATTCAAAAGGAGTTACTAAAGATTTTAAACAATCACTATACTGGTATGAACAATCTGCTCAAAAAGGATACCTTGATGCACAATATTCTCTAGGAGAAATATATGAAATAGGTCTTAATGTTAGAGAAGATATCAAACTAGCTTTTAAATGGTATAAAACAGCTGCTGACAATGGATTTGCAAAAGCCCAATACCATGTTGCATCTATGTATGAAAATAACCGAGGGGTATCTTTTGATCCAAATGAAGTAATTAGATATTATAAACTTTCATCTGATAATGGATATACAGATGCACAAAATCAATTAGGACTCTACTATGAATTAGGAAAATATGTAGAACAAAATATGGAAACTGCCTTTGCTCTATATGAAAAAGCAGCCCTTAACAACCATGGTGTTGCTCAATATAATTTAGCTTTATGTTATCATTATGGAAAAGCAGTAGAAAAAGATATTCAAAAAGCAATCAAATGGTATGAAAAAGCTGCAGACAACGGATATGTTGAAGCATCATTTGCCTTGGGTAAACTTTATGAATATGGTGAAGAAATTAAACAGGATTATATAAAAGCATTTGAAAATCACTTCCAAGCTGCAATTAATTATCATGCTGAAGCACAAAATAAAGTTGGTATTTTCTATGAACTTGGTAAAGGTGTTGAAAAGAATTTAGAACAAGCATTTACTTGGTACGAAAAATCAGCAACTAATTACTTTTCATATGCTCAGTATAATTTAGCGCTTTGCTATGAATACGGAAAAGGAACTGAAAAAAATCTAAAAGAAGCATTACATTGGTATCATAGAGCAGCTGATGCAGGGCATATGGATGCACAATATCAAGTAGCAACTATGTTTGAATATGGAGTAGAAACTGAACCTAATTTAGAAGAAGCACTAAAATACTATCTGAAAGCTTCCGAAAAAGGTCATGCTGAGGCACAAAATAAAGTTGGATTATTTTATGAATTAGGAATTACAGTAGAACCTAATTTAGAACAAGCATTTACTTGGTATGAAAAATCAGCTAATGAGGGATATACAGTTGCTCAATATAACCTAGCATTATGCTATGAATACGCAAAAGGAACTCCTAAAAACTTAGAACAAGCTTTAAAATGGTATGAACAAGCTGCTCATAATCAATATGCAGCATCTCAAAATAAACTAGGCTTATTCTATGAATTAGGAATAGCTGTTAATGAAAATATGGAAGAAGCATTCAAGTGGTATCAATTAGCAGCAAAAAATGGTGATGCAATCGCACAATATAATCTATCACTTTGCTATGAATATGCAAAAGGGACTACAAAAGATTTAAACCAAGCTTTAAAATGGCTAGAAGAAAGTGCTTCTAATAATTATGAAAATGCTATAAGTAAGTTAGAAGAATTCAAAAATAATCACTTAAAATAAAAACTACTTATATATAAGTAAAGTAAAACTATTCACTTTTTGAGATTAAAGGCTAATCTTTTTAACTTGACAATCAAAAAAAGCATAATATAATTAAATGGTATTAAAAACTAAACAAGGAGGTATTTTTATGGCAGATAAAGTCATTATTGTGGAATCTCCATCTAAATCTAAAACAATTAGTAGTTACTTTGATAATAAGGTAACCGTATTATCTTCAAAAGGGCATATTAGAGATTTGGCTATTAGTGGGCCAGGTGGACTAGGAATCGATGTTGAAAATGGATTTATGCCTATGTACCAAGTTATTAAAGGTAAAACGGTATTAGTTAAAGATCTTATTAAACAAACAAAAGGTAAAGAAGTTTATCTTGCAACCGACCCGGACCGTGAAGGTGAAGCAATTGCTTGGCATTTAGCACAAGTATTAAATTTAGATGTTACACAAAAAAATCGTGTTATTTTTAGAGAAATCACAAAACCAGCTGTCTTAAAGGCAATCCAAGAACCATCAGTTATTGATGAACCTTTAGTTGAGTCACAAGAAACAAGAAGAATGCTTGATAGAATTATAGGATTTAAACTATCTAGTTTATTACAAAAAAAGATAAAATCTAAATCAGCAGGACGTGTACAATCCGTTGCCTTAAAATTAATTGTAGACTTAGAAAAAGAACGCGATGCGTTTGTCCCAGAAGAATATCATACAATCACAGCAGAATTTCAAAACTTTAAAGCAGATTATATTATTAAAAAAGACTATAAGATTAAAGCAGAAGAAGCTAAAAGAATCGTAGATGGATCAACAAATCCATTTACAGTTTCTAAGGTAGAAAAAAAGGAAAACAAAAGAAAAGCAAAACAACCTTTTACAACATCCACATTACAACAAGATGCAATTAATAATCTATCTATGTCATCTAGTAGAACAATGAGCGTTGCTCAAAGTTTATATGAAGGTATTGAAATTGAGGGAGAACATGTAGGGTTAATTACTTATATGAGAACGGATTCTACAAGACTTTCAGATATTTTTGTTACAGAAACACAAGACTTTATTAAAAACTATTTTGGAAAAGAGTACCTAGGCGAATATAAAGTTAAAAAAAGTGATAATGCTCAAGATGCCCATGAAGGAATTAGACCTACAAGTGTTTTAAGAACACCTGAATCAGTAGAACAATACTTATCAAAAGATGAGTTTAAACTCTATCAAAGAATTTATCAAAGAGCAGTTTCAAGCTTAATGTCTGATGCAGTATTTAGTCAAACGAAAGTAACCCTTACAACTAACGGATATGATTATTTAGCAGAAGGTGTTATCAGAATGTTTCCAGGATATCAAAAATTATTTGATGATAGTGCAAAAGATAAACTGCTTCCTGATATAAAAGAAAATGAAACGTATAATGCTAAGAAAGTAGAGGCTACACAAAAGTTTACTACGCCACCTGCAAGGTTCTCAGAAGCAACCCTGATTAAAGAATTAGAAAAATTAGGAATAGGTAGACCTTCTACGTATGCTCAAATTATTAAAACCTTAAAAGATCGCTTATATGTTGAATTAGAAGAGAAAAGATTTAAACCAACTAAACAAGGTATTTTAACTTCTGATAAATTAACAGAATTCTTTAGTAACATTATCAATGTTGAATATACATCTAATATGGAAAAAGAATTAGATGAGATTGCTGAACATAAAGTGAATGGTAAAGTATTATTAAAAGACTTTTACGATCGCTTTATTCCAACTCTAGAGTTAGCTGATCAAAAAATGGAAAAAATTGGGCCAGAAGTAACAGATAAGATTTGTCCTTTATGTGGGCACCAATTAGTTATTAGAAGGAGTAAACATGGAGAATTCTTAGGTTGCTCTAACTTTCCTAAATGTAGACATACAGAAAACATAGAGACAAACCCAGAAAATAAAGAAATAATTGAAGAAAATAAACAAAATGAATAAAAAAGTAAGTTTAACTCTTTACAAATTAAATTAAACATGTTATCATAACTATGCATCCGTTATTGGATGCTACTTATCCCCTATTAACGTGTACGCGAGTACACAAAATCCCCTTTAATTTGGTCTTCTAGTCTTTTGCTAGAAGACCTCTTTTTTGCTTTTTTAAAAAAAATAAGATATAATGTATAAGTATAATAAAAAAGGATGGTTAGAAATGAAAACATTCAAAGGTAAAAAAATTACTGTTTTAGGAAGTGTAAAAGCAGTTGGTGATATTGCACCAGACTTTACAGTTCTAAATTCAGAATTAGAACCAGCAAGTTTATCAGACTATAAAGAAAAATATATTGTTTTAAACGTAGTACCTTCACTAGATACTTCAGTTTGTGATTTACAAACAAGAACAGTTAACCAAGAACTTGCAGATAATAAAGATACTTTAGTACTAACAATTAGTAATGATTTACCATTTGCACAAAGCAGATGGTGTGGTAACTCAGGAATTGATAATGTAATTACTTTAAGTGATTATAAAGATTTAGACTTTGCAAATAAATATGGTGTTCTAATTGAAGAAAATAGATTACTTGCACGTGCAATCTTTGTTCTAAATGAAAAAAGAGAAATTATTTATTTAGAATATCTAGATGAAATGGGAAAACACCCTAATTATGATTCATTAATCGAATTTATGAAAAACTTACCAGAAGCTTAAAACTTCTGGTTTTTTCTTTTACCTCAAAGTTATCTTTATAATTTAAATGATAAATGTTATAATAAGATAGAAAATGGAGTTGATGATATGGGGTTTTTTAGTAAACTATTTAAAAAGAAACCAAAAAATGAAAAATATGAATTAGGATTACACAAATCAAGAGAAAGTTTTGATAACCTAAAAAAATTATTAGAAGAATCACCTAAAATAGATGAAGATTTATATGAAGCATTAGAAGACTTATTTATACAAGCTGATATAGGTGTTGAAACAGTTATTTACTTTGTTAATGAAATTAGAAAAGAAGTAGATCTTAAAAATATTACTCAACCTATGGACTTATCTGAGCTTATAGTTGATAAGATGTTTGAACTATACTTAAAGGGTGAATTTGTTGATACAACTTTAAAATATGATGAAAATGAACTGAATGTCTACTTATTTGTAGGTGTGAATGGCGTGGGTAAAACTACGAGCATTGGTAAACTTGCAAAACAATTTAAAAACCAAGGCAAAAAAGTGATGCTTGTTGCTGGAGATACATTCAGAGCAGGAGCTATTGATCAACTCATTGAATGGGGTAAACGTAGTGATACGTATGTTTACTACAAAGAGGCAATGTCAGACCCATCTAGTGTTATTTTTGATGCTTTAAAAATTGCTCAAGATGAAAAGTATGATATCGTTTTATGCGACACTGCAGGTAGATTACAAAATAAAGCTAACTTAATGAATGAACTAGCTAAAATGAAGCGTGTCATTGAAAGAGTTCTACCAACAGGACTTAAAGAAACGCTACTTGTAATAGATGCGACAACCGGACAAAACGGAATGAACCAAGCAGCTGTTTTTAACGAAATAACAGAGGTTACAGGTATTGTCTTAACTAAGTTAGATGGAACAGCTAAAGGCGGCATTGTACTAGCAATAAGACATTTATATGGGTTACCAATTAAATATGTTGGGCTCGGTGAAAAAATAGATGATTTAATCTCATTTGATATTGAAGAATATATATATGGATTATTTAAAGGTTTCTTTTAATGGATAGAGTAGAGAAAACAGAACAACTTAATAATTTATTTGAAATATATCAAGAACTATTAACAGAAAAACAAAAAAAATATTACGAATTATATTATTACGAAGACTATTCCTTACAAGAAATTGCGGAAATTTTTGAGATTAGCAGAAATGCTGTATTTGATCAATTAAAAAAAGTTGAAAAGCATTTAAATCATTACGAAGAAAAATTAAAAATATATAATAATAAAGAACAGAGAATAAAATATTTAGAAAAATATGAAGAATCAAAAGATGAAAAATATTTAAAATTACTCAGAAAGATGGATGAATAATCATGTCAACTACAAGTAATAGTTTAAGCGATAAATTACAAATGACAATGCGCCGTTTAACAGGCCGCGGCAAGTTAGATGAAAAAGATATTGAAGAAATGATGAGAGAGGTAAGACTATCATTATTAGAAGCCGATGTTAACTTTAAAATCGTAAAATCATTTACACAAAGTGTTAAAGAACAAGCATTAGGAGAAAAAATTCTTAAAGGTCTTAACCCAGGACAACAAGTAGTTAAAATCGTTCATGATGAATTAAAAAAGGTCATGGGTGATGAAGCAGAAGGCATTAGATTTAAAATCAATGGAATGACTACTATCATGACAATTGGGCTTCAAGGTAGTGGTAAGACAACAGCGATTGGTAAAATGGCTGTATGGCTAAGAAAAAAAGAAAAGAAAAAGGTTTTAATGATAGCAGCAGACGTCTATAGACCAGCAGCTATCCAACAACTCCAAACAATTGGTAAACAAGTTGATATTGATGTATATCAAGAAGGACTTATTGACGCAAGAACAATTGTAAAAAATGGATTAAAGTATGCATCTGAAAATAAATATGATGTAGTGATTGTAGATACTGCAGGAAGACTTAATATTGATGAAGAAATGATGCAAGAATTAAAAGATGTTAAAGAAATTGTTAAACCAGATGAAATTTTATTAACAGTTGATGCGATGATGGGACAAGAAGCAGCCAATGTTGCTAAATCATTCCATGATCAAATAGGGGCAACCGGAGCTATTCTAACTAAAATGGATGGTGATACTCGTGGTGGTGCTGCATTATCAATTAGAGAAATTTCTAACATTCCAATTAAGTTTTCATCAGCTGGAGAAAAAATGGATAGCTTAGAAGCTTTCCATCCAGAAAGAATGGCTTCTCGTATCCTTGGTATGGGAGATATGCTGACTTTCATCGAACAGGTTACTGATAATATTGATGAAGATGAAGCTAAAAACATGATGGAAAAATTGATGACTGATGATTTTAATTATAATGATTTGATGAAACAATTTAAAATGATTAAAAGAATGGGATCAATGAGTAAACTTTTAGGATTTATACCTGGATTAGGTGCTAAATTAAAACAAGCAAGAACTGCAATTGATGATAAACAATTTGATAAAATGGAAGTTATCATTAAGAGTATGACTGAAGAAGAAAGAAAAAATCCTAAATTAGTGGATCAAAGCAGTAAAAGAAGAGAAAGAATTGCCAAAGGGTCTGGAACTGCAGTCTCAGATGTTAATAAACTAAAAGAAGCTTTAGAAACACAAAAGAAAATGTTTAAAAAGATGGCAAGTATGGATGAAAAGGAACTAGAAAGATTACAAAAGGACCCATCATCACTTATGAACCAAGCACCTCAACCTAAAAAAGGTAAAGGAAAAGGTAAAGGTGGATTCAGATACTAATAAATATAGGTGAGGTTTCCTCACTTTTATTTTTAAAATAATTAATAAAAGAAAAAACTTACTTTAGGTCGAAGTTTTCCACAGTTAATGTGGGTAAAATTATACTCAAAGTATGCTAAAATAGATTTAATAAGGAAGTGGATAATAATGGAACATTTAACATTAGTTGATGGTAACTCAGTAATGTTTAGAGCATATTATGCAACTGCATATCCAGGAGCGGTTCTAATGCAAACAAGTCAAGGCGTTTATACAAATGCAGTTTTTGCCTTTGTTAATATGATGGATAAAATATTAGAACAAACCAATGGACATATACTGGTTGCATTTGATACTGCACACCCTACTAAAAGACATGAAAAGTATCAGGAATATAAAGCAGGTAGAGCGGCTATGCCAGAAGAACTTGCTCAACAAATACCCCTTGTAAAAAAATATTTAGACAAAGCTGGTATTAAACAACATGAACAAATTGGCTATGAAGCAGATGACATTATCGGTACACTTGCTAAAGAAGCGAGTCAAAATAATATAAAAGTTGATGTATACTCAAGTGATAGAGACCTACTCCAATTAGTAGATCAAAATATTACAGTTCATCTTTTAAAAAAAGGAATGAAGGAATTAGATCACTATACACCTGAAAGTCTTTATGAGAAGTATGAATTGACTCATCATCAAATGATTGATTTAAAAGCTCTTATGGGTGATCCATCAGACAACATCCCTGGTATTCCTGGTGTGGGTGAAAAAACTGCAATCAAACTGTTAAAAGAATATGAAACAATTGAAAATTTATATGTCCACCAAGATGAAATAAAAGGTAAAATGGGAGAAAAAATTAGAGAAAATAAAGAACTTGCTTATCTAAGTAAAGATTTAGTAACTATTAATGTTGAATCTCCTTTGCCATTTAGTTATTTAGAGACAGAAAAAATAAAAATTGAAACTTCAGATTTAATTGATTTTTTTAAAGAATTAGAGTTAAAACAACTTGTTGTTAGAATGGCTAATCAAAATCAAAATACTTTATTTAAAGATGAAGAAAAAAGTGATAAAAAGACTGATAAAAGTTTTTCATATGATTTAATTCTAAATGATGAAAAATTAAATGATATAATCTTTAATCACCAAGAACCAATGTCTATACATTTTGAATTTAGTGAACCTAATTACCATAAAGCAGAATTATGGGGGATAGGACTTTCAAATGGAGAAAATACATATTTTATTGATCCTAGCATAGCACTTAATAATCAAACTTTTTTAAATTATCTTAAAAATAAAGAAATTGAAAAATATACATTTGACTATAAGGCAATTAAAGTGTTTTTAATGTGGCATAAAAAAGCTATTCATACTATCAGCTTTGATATGTTATTAGCGGCTTATTTAATTAAATCATCCATTGGTAAGGAAGACTTTACAACGATTACTAGTCTATTTTCTTCAATAGATATTTCATATGAAGAACAAATATACGGTAAGGGTGCTAAAAAAGGTTTACC contains:
- a CDS encoding SEL1-like repeat protein, with translation MTNYELYLNKDKEALEKLAIDHNSSEAYIYLGLIHHDGNGVPLDLYKAKEYFQQSYMIDENPKSIYYIGWMTELGIGVEPNYNLASQYYEKAFEGLLKEADNGDAVSQYIMSIYFENGLAMVEKNLELAYEYCEKAAHNNFSIAQVVLGYYHREGISTEKNDDIAFYWYEKAAEHKTPVALYNLAMCYQYGMGTDENLSQSFELLKDAAANNHISSQVELARFYFYGIGTTKDTKLGLYWYEKASDANNVYACNALGYFYENGIEVEQNSDSAFYWYERAAQYGYPPAVFSIAYYYDYGISVAEDKEKAFNFYKEAAEKEYAPAQYNLADFYRNGIFVEKNMTEAIYWYEKAAEKEYTRAYIALGYIYEEGISVESDLQKATHYYYEAATREDAAGQVNLGYCYEVGMGVEQNYEQAAYWYEKAAEKGHPRALNNLGYLYEIGYGVGQSNVKAFEYYEQSAHAGFTLGKYNLGIAYEYGLNGEKSMENAFYWYEQAANDNYIPAVNSLAYCYEYGYGIEKNEELAFKNYERAAKEGYVAAKTNLADCYRYGVYVEKDLEQAVYWYEQAANDNSGRACSILGYFYSNGIYFEQDHNKAFEYYTKGAELGYTYAQSNLAACYSDGEGTEVDVEKAIYWYEKAIEQGNDTAYNNLAIIYELGRHNGTPDLEKALVLFKEAAKLGDPIAKTNIGVFYEFGKGVEIDYVEAHKWYIEAAEADDGKAQYNLGQLYTYGKGVEIDYDKAIDWYLASANNGYISAYVSLGFMHDRGYGVEQSHEKAYDFYKIAALFDNEVAQHNIGHMYDKGIVVEQDYQQALYWYEKAAAQKYPSSLLNIGFLYEGGLGVDQDYEKAYHYYLEASELGDPIAQSNLAYLFEVGRYVEQDYEKAFYWYEQSALKNHPRAQNALGYLYEKGYGVTKDKEKAFIWYEKAARNGDRIAQYNLGLCYEYSKGVTKDFKQSLYWYEQSAQKGYLDAQYSLGEIYEIGLNVREDIKLAFKWYKTAADNGFAKAQYHVASMYENNRGVSFDPNEVIRYYKLSSDNGYTDAQNQLGLYYELGKYVEQNMETAFALYEKAALNNHGVAQYNLALCYHYGKAVEKDIQKAIKWYEKAADNGYVEASFALGKLYEYGEEIKQDYIKAFENHFQAAINYHAEAQNKVGIFYELGKGVEKNLEQAFTWYEKSATNYFSYAQYNLALCYEYGKGTEKNLKEALHWYHRAADAGHMDAQYQVATMFEYGVETEPNLEEALKYYLKASEKGHAEAQNKVGLFYELGITVEPNLEQAFTWYEKSANEGYTVAQYNLALCYEYAKGTPKNLEQALKWYEQAAHNQYAASQNKLGLFYELGIAVNENMEEAFKWYQLAAKNGDAIAQYNLSLCYEYAKGTTKDLNQALKWLEESASNNYENAISKLEEFKNNHLK
- the topA gene encoding type I DNA topoisomerase encodes the protein MADKVIIVESPSKSKTISSYFDNKVTVLSSKGHIRDLAISGPGGLGIDVENGFMPMYQVIKGKTVLVKDLIKQTKGKEVYLATDPDREGEAIAWHLAQVLNLDVTQKNRVIFREITKPAVLKAIQEPSVIDEPLVESQETRRMLDRIIGFKLSSLLQKKIKSKSAGRVQSVALKLIVDLEKERDAFVPEEYHTITAEFQNFKADYIIKKDYKIKAEEAKRIVDGSTNPFTVSKVEKKENKRKAKQPFTTSTLQQDAINNLSMSSSRTMSVAQSLYEGIEIEGEHVGLITYMRTDSTRLSDIFVTETQDFIKNYFGKEYLGEYKVKKSDNAQDAHEGIRPTSVLRTPESVEQYLSKDEFKLYQRIYQRAVSSLMSDAVFSQTKVTLTTNGYDYLAEGVIRMFPGYQKLFDDSAKDKLLPDIKENETYNAKKVEATQKFTTPPARFSEATLIKELEKLGIGRPSTYAQIIKTLKDRLYVELEEKRFKPTKQGILTSDKLTEFFSNIINVEYTSNMEKELDEIAEHKVNGKVLLKDFYDRFIPTLELADQKMEKIGPEVTDKICPLCGHQLVIRRSKHGEFLGCSNFPKCRHTENIETNPENKEIIEENKQNE
- the tpx gene encoding thiol peroxidase, giving the protein MKTFKGKKITVLGSVKAVGDIAPDFTVLNSELEPASLSDYKEKYIVLNVVPSLDTSVCDLQTRTVNQELADNKDTLVLTISNDLPFAQSRWCGNSGIDNVITLSDYKDLDFANKYGVLIEENRLLARAIFVLNEKREIIYLEYLDEMGKHPNYDSLIEFMKNLPEA
- the ftsY gene encoding signal recognition particle-docking protein FtsY — translated: MGFFSKLFKKKPKNEKYELGLHKSRESFDNLKKLLEESPKIDEDLYEALEDLFIQADIGVETVIYFVNEIRKEVDLKNITQPMDLSELIVDKMFELYLKGEFVDTTLKYDENELNVYLFVGVNGVGKTTSIGKLAKQFKNQGKKVMLVAGDTFRAGAIDQLIEWGKRSDTYVYYKEAMSDPSSVIFDALKIAQDEKYDIVLCDTAGRLQNKANLMNELAKMKRVIERVLPTGLKETLLVIDATTGQNGMNQAAVFNEITEVTGIVLTKLDGTAKGGIVLAIRHLYGLPIKYVGLGEKIDDLISFDIEEYIYGLFKGFF
- the ylxM gene encoding YlxM family DNA-binding protein: MDRVEKTEQLNNLFEIYQELLTEKQKKYYELYYYEDYSLQEIAEIFEISRNAVFDQLKKVEKHLNHYEEKLKIYNNKEQRIKYLEKYEESKDEKYLKLLRKMDE
- the ffh gene encoding signal recognition particle protein: MSTTSNSLSDKLQMTMRRLTGRGKLDEKDIEEMMREVRLSLLEADVNFKIVKSFTQSVKEQALGEKILKGLNPGQQVVKIVHDELKKVMGDEAEGIRFKINGMTTIMTIGLQGSGKTTAIGKMAVWLRKKEKKKVLMIAADVYRPAAIQQLQTIGKQVDIDVYQEGLIDARTIVKNGLKYASENKYDVVIVDTAGRLNIDEEMMQELKDVKEIVKPDEILLTVDAMMGQEAANVAKSFHDQIGATGAILTKMDGDTRGGAALSIREISNIPIKFSSAGEKMDSLEAFHPERMASRILGMGDMLTFIEQVTDNIDEDEAKNMMEKLMTDDFNYNDLMKQFKMIKRMGSMSKLLGFIPGLGAKLKQARTAIDDKQFDKMEVIIKSMTEEERKNPKLVDQSSKRRERIAKGSGTAVSDVNKLKEALETQKKMFKKMASMDEKELERLQKDPSSLMNQAPQPKKGKGKGKGGFRY
- the polA gene encoding DNA polymerase I produces the protein MEHLTLVDGNSVMFRAYYATAYPGAVLMQTSQGVYTNAVFAFVNMMDKILEQTNGHILVAFDTAHPTKRHEKYQEYKAGRAAMPEELAQQIPLVKKYLDKAGIKQHEQIGYEADDIIGTLAKEASQNNIKVDVYSSDRDLLQLVDQNITVHLLKKGMKELDHYTPESLYEKYELTHHQMIDLKALMGDPSDNIPGIPGVGEKTAIKLLKEYETIENLYVHQDEIKGKMGEKIRENKELAYLSKDLVTINVESPLPFSYLETEKIKIETSDLIDFFKELELKQLVVRMANQNQNTLFKDEEKSDKKTDKSFSYDLILNDEKLNDIIFNHQEPMSIHFEFSEPNYHKAELWGIGLSNGENTYFIDPSIALNNQTFLNYLKNKEIEKYTFDYKAIKVFLMWHKKAIHTISFDMLLAAYLIKSSIGKEDFTTITSLFSSIDISYEEQIYGKGAKKGLPENKELYYEHIAKKASVIYKLKDDLLETLKDQNQLELLQKVEIPLSEVLASMEFSGLLVDNKELLNQKEVLEKRINVLEESIYKEAGETFNISSPKQLGDILFEKLNLSQGKKTKTGYSTNVEVLEKLKDEHPIIPYIMEYRQLAKLYSTYIIGISQSIFSDNKVHTIFNQALTTTGRLSSIEPNLQNIPIRTEEGRKIRKIFVAEKNHYLLGADYSQIELRVLADIANVKHLKESFLNNEDIHKSTAQKVFHVTDVTSEQRRQAKAVNFGIIYGIGAWSLAEDIHVSPKEAQMFIDRYLEIYPEIKQYMQDTVEFATENGYVKTLMNRRRYIPEINSKVFMQKEFGKRNAMNAPIQGSAADIIKVAMVDLFKYLEENDKKSKIILQVHDELILEVPEEELEEMKELVPAIMKKAVKLTVSLETSCDVGKNWYELK